The Pseudomonas sp. DG56-2 genome contains a region encoding:
- a CDS encoding amino acid permease, which produces MRNQLETSQSAHQSKSGDLKSQSEWLESHESGYSKHLKKRHVQMMALGGAIGTGLFLGAGARLQIAGPALAVVYLVCGVFAFFILRALGELVMHRPSSGSFVSYTREFMGERASFVAGWMYFLVWALTGVVDITAIAIYMKYWGVFADVPQWVSALSALGVVTLMNMVGVKWFGEMEFWFAVIKVAAISIFLIVGSYFFATGNEVAGTIPGLHLITDNGGIFPHGLLPAVIIVQGVIFAYASIELVGTAAGETADPRSVIPKAINGVIWRISLFYVGSVFLLVTVLPWTAYSANVSPFVTFFEALGVPGIGSIMNIVVMTAALSSLNSGLYATGRVLRSLAMGGSAPKLFKRMNSQGVPYMGILVTMGINVFGVFLNYLIPSQLFELLLNMVSLGILSTWAFIVLSQLRYRRAVKRGEVAMVNFKMPGAPFTSWLTLGFLLAVLVLLGFDYPNGTYTVLSIPVIAVVLLIGWSRVVRAKTGSVEEVKAVQAT; this is translated from the coding sequence ATGAGAAACCAATTAGAAACATCGCAGTCCGCGCATCAATCCAAAAGTGGCGATCTAAAAAGTCAATCTGAATGGCTAGAATCCCACGAAAGCGGATATTCAAAGCATTTAAAGAAACGGCACGTTCAGATGATGGCCCTGGGAGGGGCAATTGGTACTGGCTTGTTTTTGGGGGCGGGTGCCAGGTTGCAGATCGCAGGGCCCGCACTCGCTGTCGTGTACTTGGTGTGTGGGGTGTTCGCTTTCTTCATACTTAGGGCGCTTGGTGAGTTGGTAATGCACAGGCCGAGTAGTGGGAGCTTTGTTTCTTACACCCGTGAGTTTATGGGCGAGCGTGCTTCGTTCGTCGCAGGTTGGATGTATTTTCTGGTCTGGGCGCTGACAGGTGTTGTAGATATAACTGCGATTGCGATTTACATGAAGTACTGGGGTGTGTTTGCAGATGTTCCTCAGTGGGTATCTGCATTAAGCGCATTGGGTGTCGTCACATTAATGAATATGGTTGGTGTGAAGTGGTTCGGGGAAATGGAATTTTGGTTCGCCGTGATAAAGGTTGCCGCAATTAGCATCTTCTTGATTGTGGGGTCGTACTTTTTTGCTACGGGGAATGAGGTGGCTGGAACTATCCCAGGATTGCACCTGATTACGGACAACGGTGGTATATTCCCGCATGGTTTACTGCCTGCAGTCATAATTGTGCAGGGTGTGATATTTGCATATGCTAGTATAGAACTGGTTGGAACTGCGGCTGGGGAGACGGCTGATCCAAGGAGCGTTATTCCCAAAGCGATCAACGGTGTAATTTGGCGGATAAGCTTATTCTACGTGGGTTCTGTATTTTTGTTGGTTACTGTTCTTCCGTGGACTGCTTATAGTGCGAATGTTAGCCCTTTCGTCACTTTTTTTGAAGCGCTCGGAGTTCCAGGTATCGGCTCCATCATGAATATTGTTGTGATGACAGCTGCCCTGTCCAGCTTAAACTCAGGACTGTATGCAACGGGGCGGGTGTTGAGATCGCTCGCAATGGGTGGGTCTGCCCCGAAACTTTTCAAGCGTATGAACTCACAGGGAGTACCTTACATGGGAATCCTAGTGACCATGGGGATTAACGTTTTTGGTGTGTTTTTGAATTATTTGATTCCTTCGCAACTGTTTGAGTTGCTGTTGAATATGGTTTCTTTGGGTATTCTTTCCACATGGGCCTTCATTGTGTTATCGCAGTTACGATATCGTCGCGCGGTAAAAAGAGGAGAGGTTGCAATGGTGAATTTCAAAATGCCAGGCGCGCCATTTACCTCCTGGTTGACCCTTGGTTTCCTGCTTGCTGTGCTAGTACTCTTAGGCTTTGATTACCCTAACGGTACGTACACTGTCCTTTCAATACCTGTGATAGCAGTTGTCCTACTCATTGGTTGGTCAAGGGTCGTTCGAGCAAAAACAGGGTCTGTTGAAGAGGTAAAAGCCGTACAGGCCACATAA
- the metC gene encoding cystathionine beta-lyase, translating to MNKYKNVQTLLAQASVQPEQHHGFVNTPVYRGSTVAFPTCESMREGRQKYIYGRWNNPTTEALSQALQQLEGAEGTVICPSGLSACTTAILSVVDAGDHLLVADNVYAPIRTFCETEGRRLGIEVSFYDPTVGSGIIDFLRPNTKAIYTESPGSLTLEIQDIPAIAKVAHAHDILVIADNTWGTPLYFPSIDLGVDLSIMAATKYIVGHSDAVIGTVSASKRAWDRLKRYHFNMGLFASPDDVALALRGLRTLDVRLERHFKNATVVAKWLDSHPDVEAVYYPALESHPQHHLWKRDFKGASGLLSFILKPSTQAAADALLDNLSLFCIGYSWGGYESLAMIANPSPVRSATAWEIEGHLVRLHIGLENPSDLIEDLESGFAKFNSLRS from the coding sequence ATGAACAAATACAAAAACGTACAAACGTTACTTGCTCAGGCCTCCGTCCAACCTGAGCAACACCATGGGTTTGTCAACACGCCGGTTTATCGGGGCTCTACGGTGGCATTCCCAACCTGCGAGTCGATGCGCGAGGGACGTCAGAAATACATCTACGGTCGCTGGAACAACCCCACTACGGAGGCCTTAAGCCAGGCACTGCAGCAGCTTGAAGGAGCGGAAGGAACAGTAATATGCCCGTCGGGTCTCTCGGCCTGTACCACGGCCATTCTTTCGGTGGTCGATGCTGGCGATCATTTGCTCGTAGCCGACAATGTATATGCCCCTATAAGGACATTCTGCGAAACCGAAGGTCGGCGCCTGGGAATCGAAGTCTCATTTTATGACCCCACAGTAGGGTCAGGCATCATTGATTTCTTGAGACCAAATACTAAAGCCATCTATACAGAGTCTCCCGGTTCTTTAACCTTGGAAATCCAAGACATTCCCGCGATTGCCAAGGTCGCTCATGCACATGACATACTCGTAATTGCTGACAACACTTGGGGGACACCACTTTACTTCCCGTCAATAGATCTCGGCGTTGACTTGTCCATCATGGCGGCGACGAAGTATATTGTGGGCCATTCCGACGCTGTCATCGGAACGGTATCGGCTTCCAAGCGAGCTTGGGATAGACTGAAGCGCTATCACTTCAACATGGGACTATTTGCCAGCCCCGATGACGTGGCCCTTGCGCTCAGAGGACTGCGAACATTAGATGTCCGGCTTGAACGTCACTTCAAAAACGCAACTGTCGTGGCTAAGTGGCTCGATAGTCACCCCGACGTCGAAGCAGTCTATTACCCAGCCTTAGAGTCCCACCCTCAACACCATCTGTGGAAAAGGGACTTCAAAGGCGCCTCAGGCTTGCTTTCATTCATACTTAAACCTTCTACTCAAGCGGCGGCAGATGCGCTTTTAGATAATCTTTCGTTGTTTTGCATCGGCTACTCTTGGGGTGGCTATGAAAGCTTGGCGATGATAGCGAACCCCAGTCCTGTAAGAAGCGCAACCGCCTGGGAAATTGAAGGACACCTTGTTCGACTTCATATTGGTCTTGAAAACCCATCTGATCTCATTGAAGACTTAGAGTCAGGTTTTGCCAAATTTAATTCGCTTAGGTCGTAA
- a CDS encoding endonuclease, with product MKKLLYVVALSLAIVSPAFSSPPMTFTEAKVIAKQKIYLDQANSSMGELYCGCKWTWVGKSGGRIDPESCGYETRKQQSRAERTEWEHIVPAWTLGHQRQCWQSGGREHCADDDPVFKAMEANLFNLYPAVGEVNGDRSNFNYGMASGVAPQYGQCKTKVDFNQRAAEPRDEVKGLVARTTFYMFDRYKLNMSRQQQQLLMAWDKQHPVTAWEKERDRRISAIMGHSNPFVTGQRSWKSGYKPVGDGVVSAVAAQAPQPAPKPTLASASTAVGVIIGNQKSHVYHLPSGCPGYAQVSAKNQVSFASESEGQAAGYRKAGNCK from the coding sequence ATGAAGAAGCTGCTGTACGTCGTAGCGCTATCCCTAGCTATTGTCTCTCCTGCCTTCTCGAGCCCTCCCATGACCTTTACTGAAGCGAAGGTCATTGCCAAACAGAAGATCTACCTCGACCAAGCCAACAGCTCCATGGGTGAGCTCTACTGTGGCTGTAAGTGGACATGGGTAGGTAAATCAGGAGGCCGCATTGACCCAGAATCATGTGGCTATGAAACCCGCAAACAGCAGAGTCGAGCGGAACGCACCGAGTGGGAGCACATTGTGCCCGCGTGGACATTAGGTCACCAGCGACAGTGCTGGCAGAGCGGTGGACGCGAGCATTGCGCTGACGACGACCCTGTCTTCAAGGCCATGGAAGCAAACCTTTTTAACCTCTACCCTGCAGTAGGTGAAGTGAACGGCGACCGAAGTAACTTCAACTACGGAATGGCATCCGGCGTCGCCCCGCAGTACGGACAGTGCAAAACCAAAGTCGACTTCAACCAACGCGCTGCTGAGCCACGCGATGAGGTCAAAGGTCTCGTTGCCCGGACTACGTTTTACATGTTTGATCGGTACAAACTCAACATGTCCCGACAGCAGCAACAGCTGCTCATGGCATGGGACAAGCAGCATCCAGTGACCGCCTGGGAGAAAGAACGCGATCGCCGCATCTCCGCAATCATGGGCCACTCCAACCCATTCGTTACCGGCCAACGCAGCTGGAAGAGCGGGTATAAGCCAGTGGGGGATGGCGTCGTGAGCGCTGTCGCTGCGCAAGCCCCACAACCAGCTCCAAAGCCCACCCTGGCAAGCGCATCCACTGCCGTCGGTGTGATCATCGGGAACCAGAAAAGCCACGTCTATCATCTTCCGAGCGGCTGTCCTGGCTATGCACAGGTTTCTGCAAAAAATCAGGTCTCCTTCGCCTCGGAATCGGAGGGTCAGGCAGCAGGTTATCGAAAGGCTGGAAACTGCAAATAG